One genomic window of Phoenix dactylifera cultivar Barhee BC4 chromosome 6, palm_55x_up_171113_PBpolish2nd_filt_p, whole genome shotgun sequence includes the following:
- the LOC120110967 gene encoding protein BIG GRAIN 1-like E, translated as MSLCTHSSRMSSIGLSNTDNSVRSRRAHRRHDSGELDVFEAVRYFAGAMDEVGLAGRIGPQRVIREDRVLWREERKSLDTPMTTIPPQACQGVEKYHSKERKCKQPSSPGTRLASFLNSIFNQTGSKRKSKSCTTAKSSKDGELEERPGGRSRRRSCHSRSTPPPHTSIPAKSQEEQCRSYKLAHGQPKVATFCPQREVWDERRVQGETWLAEIAKFSDRLHDKSKVLGGGKLDVAWNEGLLENRWVLHRNKEGFFEKHGECGDEFRRKEESMEDNGGETDSSSDLFELKNIEFGEFSSGLPFYGTTEMEIVERGSSITSVPF; from the coding sequence ATGTCCTTGTGCACCCACTCCTCTAGGATGTCCTCCATCGGGCTGTCAAATACTGACAACAGCGTCCGCTCCAGGCGAGCTCACCGTCGGCATGACTCTGGTGAGCTCGATGTCTTTGAGGCAGTACGCTACTTTGCCGGTGCCATGGACGAAGTTGGTCTCGCCGGAAGAATTGGTCCTCAGAGAGTCATTAGGGAAGACAGGGTGCTttggagggaagagaggaaaagtTTGGACACACCAATGACGACCATACCTCCCCAAGCGTGCCAAGGGGTGGAGAAATACCATTCCAAGGAGAGGAAGTGTAAGCAACCAAGCTCCCCTGGTACTAGGTTGGCTAGCTTTctaaactctatatttaaccaAACTGGTTCTAAGAGGAAATCCAAGTCTTGCACCACCGCCAAGTCATCGAAGGATGGAGAGTTAGAAGAGAGGCCTGGAGGGAGGAGTAGGAGGAGGAGTTGCCACTCCCGGAGCACCCCTCCTCCTCACACCAGCATCCCAGCAAAGTCGCAGGAGGAACAGTGCAGAAGCTATAAGTTGGCCCATGGCCAGCCAAAGGTGGCAACTTTCTGTCCACAAAGAGAGGTTTGGGATGAGAGAAGGGTACAAGGGGAGACTTGGCTAGCTGAGATAGCTAAGTTCAGTGATAGACTTCATGACAAAAGCAAGGTTTTGGGTGGTGGGAAGCTTGATGTGGCTTGGAATGAAGGGCTGTTGGAGAACAGATGGGTGTTACATAGAAATAAAGAGGGGTTCTTCGAGAAGCATGGGGAATGTGGGGATGAGTTtagaagaaaggaggagagtATGGAGGATAATGGAGGAGAGACTGACTCCAGCTCTGATCTTTTTGAGCTGAAGAATATTGAGTTTGGGGAGTTCTCAAGTGGACTGCCCTTCTATGGGACCACAGAAATGGAGATAGTTGAGAGAGGATCTTCCATTACTAGTGTTCCCTTTTAA
- the LOC103722306 gene encoding agamous-like MADS-box protein MADS2 isoform X2: protein MGRGRVELKRIENKINRQVTFSKRRNGLLKKAYELSVLCDVEVAAIIFSNRGRLFEFCSTSSMLETIERYQKCSYNASDAIVPPKETQVSNSYHEYLKLKARVEFLQRSQRNLLGEDLGPLSVKELEQLDNQIEISLKHIRSTKTQLMLDQLCDVKRKEQMLQEANKALRRKLEEGTNNPLQLSWQNGANDVGNAPCGGEPPQSQGFFQPLGCEPSLQIGYHPVCIDQLNTEAAATQNVNGYFPWWI, encoded by the exons ATGGGGAGGGGGAGAGTGGAGCTGAAGAGGATCGAGAACAAGATAAACCGGCAGGTGACGTTCAGCAAGCGGAGGAACGGGCTGCTGAAGAAGGCGTACGAGCTGTCGGTGCTCTGCGATGTGGAGGTCGCCGCCATCATATTCTCCAACCGCGGCAGGCTCTTTGAGTTCTGCAGCACCTCCAG TATGCTCGAGACAATTGAGAGGTACCAGAAGTGCAGCTATAATGCATCAGACGCAATAGTTCCTCCAAAGGAGACACAGGTTTCT AACAGTTATCATGAATATTTGAAGCTGAAAGCTAGAGTTGAATTTCTACAGCGTTCTCAAAG AAATCTTCTTGGTGAAGACCTTGGTCCATTAAGTGTAAAGGAGCTCGAGCAACTTGACAACCAAATAGAGATATCTCTCAAGCACATCAGATCAACAAAG ACCCAATTAATGCTTGATCAGCTATGTGATGTTAAGCGCAAG GAACAAATGTTGCAGGAAGCTAACAAAGCCTTGAGAAGAAAG CTGGAAGAAGGTACAAATAATCCCCTCCAACTTTCATGGCAAAATGGAGCAAATGATGTGGGGAATGCCCCATGTGGTGGTGAACCTCCTCAATCGCAGGGATTCTTTCAACCCCTGGGATGTGAACCTTCTCTGCAAATTGG ATACCATCCAGTTTGTATAGATCAATTGAACACTGAAGCCGCCGCCACCCAGAATGTTAATGGGTACTTTCCCTGGTGGATTTGA
- the LOC103722306 gene encoding agamous-like MADS-box protein MADS2 isoform X1 produces MGRGRVELKRIENKINRQVTFSKRRNGLLKKAYELSVLCDVEVAAIIFSNRGRLFEFCSTSSMLETIERYQKCSYNASDAIVPPKETQVSQNSYHEYLKLKARVEFLQRSQRNLLGEDLGPLSVKELEQLDNQIEISLKHIRSTKTQLMLDQLCDVKRKEQMLQEANKALRRKLEEGTNNPLQLSWQNGANDVGNAPCGGEPPQSQGFFQPLGCEPSLQIGYHPVCIDQLNTEAAATQNVNGYFPWWI; encoded by the exons ATGGGGAGGGGGAGAGTGGAGCTGAAGAGGATCGAGAACAAGATAAACCGGCAGGTGACGTTCAGCAAGCGGAGGAACGGGCTGCTGAAGAAGGCGTACGAGCTGTCGGTGCTCTGCGATGTGGAGGTCGCCGCCATCATATTCTCCAACCGCGGCAGGCTCTTTGAGTTCTGCAGCACCTCCAG TATGCTCGAGACAATTGAGAGGTACCAGAAGTGCAGCTATAATGCATCAGACGCAATAGTTCCTCCAAAGGAGACACAGGTTTCT CAGAACAGTTATCATGAATATTTGAAGCTGAAAGCTAGAGTTGAATTTCTACAGCGTTCTCAAAG AAATCTTCTTGGTGAAGACCTTGGTCCATTAAGTGTAAAGGAGCTCGAGCAACTTGACAACCAAATAGAGATATCTCTCAAGCACATCAGATCAACAAAG ACCCAATTAATGCTTGATCAGCTATGTGATGTTAAGCGCAAG GAACAAATGTTGCAGGAAGCTAACAAAGCCTTGAGAAGAAAG CTGGAAGAAGGTACAAATAATCCCCTCCAACTTTCATGGCAAAATGGAGCAAATGATGTGGGGAATGCCCCATGTGGTGGTGAACCTCCTCAATCGCAGGGATTCTTTCAACCCCTGGGATGTGAACCTTCTCTGCAAATTGG ATACCATCCAGTTTGTATAGATCAATTGAACACTGAAGCCGCCGCCACCCAGAATGTTAATGGGTACTTTCCCTGGTGGATTTGA
- the LOC103722306 gene encoding agamous-like MADS-box protein MADS2 isoform X3, which produces MGRGRVELKRIENKINRQVTFSKRRNGLLKKAYELSVLCDVEVAAIIFSNRGRLFEFCSTSSMLETIERYQKCSYNASDAIVPPKETQQNSYHEYLKLKARVEFLQRSQRNLLGEDLGPLSVKELEQLDNQIEISLKHIRSTKTQLMLDQLCDVKRKEQMLQEANKALRRKLEEGTNNPLQLSWQNGANDVGNAPCGGEPPQSQGFFQPLGCEPSLQIGYHPVCIDQLNTEAAATQNVNGYFPWWI; this is translated from the exons ATGGGGAGGGGGAGAGTGGAGCTGAAGAGGATCGAGAACAAGATAAACCGGCAGGTGACGTTCAGCAAGCGGAGGAACGGGCTGCTGAAGAAGGCGTACGAGCTGTCGGTGCTCTGCGATGTGGAGGTCGCCGCCATCATATTCTCCAACCGCGGCAGGCTCTTTGAGTTCTGCAGCACCTCCAG TATGCTCGAGACAATTGAGAGGTACCAGAAGTGCAGCTATAATGCATCAGACGCAATAGTTCCTCCAAAGGAGACACAG CAGAACAGTTATCATGAATATTTGAAGCTGAAAGCTAGAGTTGAATTTCTACAGCGTTCTCAAAG AAATCTTCTTGGTGAAGACCTTGGTCCATTAAGTGTAAAGGAGCTCGAGCAACTTGACAACCAAATAGAGATATCTCTCAAGCACATCAGATCAACAAAG ACCCAATTAATGCTTGATCAGCTATGTGATGTTAAGCGCAAG GAACAAATGTTGCAGGAAGCTAACAAAGCCTTGAGAAGAAAG CTGGAAGAAGGTACAAATAATCCCCTCCAACTTTCATGGCAAAATGGAGCAAATGATGTGGGGAATGCCCCATGTGGTGGTGAACCTCCTCAATCGCAGGGATTCTTTCAACCCCTGGGATGTGAACCTTCTCTGCAAATTGG ATACCATCCAGTTTGTATAGATCAATTGAACACTGAAGCCGCCGCCACCCAGAATGTTAATGGGTACTTTCCCTGGTGGATTTGA
- the LOC103722306 gene encoding agamous-like MADS-box protein MADS2 isoform X4 yields MGRGRVELKRIENKINRQVTFSKRRNGLLKKAYELSVLCDVEVAAIIFSNRGRLFEFCSTSSMLETIERYQKCSYNASDAIVPPKETQNSYHEYLKLKARVEFLQRSQRNLLGEDLGPLSVKELEQLDNQIEISLKHIRSTKTQLMLDQLCDVKRKEQMLQEANKALRRKLEEGTNNPLQLSWQNGANDVGNAPCGGEPPQSQGFFQPLGCEPSLQIGYHPVCIDQLNTEAAATQNVNGYFPWWI; encoded by the exons ATGGGGAGGGGGAGAGTGGAGCTGAAGAGGATCGAGAACAAGATAAACCGGCAGGTGACGTTCAGCAAGCGGAGGAACGGGCTGCTGAAGAAGGCGTACGAGCTGTCGGTGCTCTGCGATGTGGAGGTCGCCGCCATCATATTCTCCAACCGCGGCAGGCTCTTTGAGTTCTGCAGCACCTCCAG TATGCTCGAGACAATTGAGAGGTACCAGAAGTGCAGCTATAATGCATCAGACGCAATAGTTCCTCCAAAGGAGACACAG AACAGTTATCATGAATATTTGAAGCTGAAAGCTAGAGTTGAATTTCTACAGCGTTCTCAAAG AAATCTTCTTGGTGAAGACCTTGGTCCATTAAGTGTAAAGGAGCTCGAGCAACTTGACAACCAAATAGAGATATCTCTCAAGCACATCAGATCAACAAAG ACCCAATTAATGCTTGATCAGCTATGTGATGTTAAGCGCAAG GAACAAATGTTGCAGGAAGCTAACAAAGCCTTGAGAAGAAAG CTGGAAGAAGGTACAAATAATCCCCTCCAACTTTCATGGCAAAATGGAGCAAATGATGTGGGGAATGCCCCATGTGGTGGTGAACCTCCTCAATCGCAGGGATTCTTTCAACCCCTGGGATGTGAACCTTCTCTGCAAATTGG ATACCATCCAGTTTGTATAGATCAATTGAACACTGAAGCCGCCGCCACCCAGAATGTTAATGGGTACTTTCCCTGGTGGATTTGA